The DNA segment TCGCCGTTGACGCGGTGTCCTTCACCCTTCTCCAAGACCAGCTGCAGGACGTCCTGGATACCCTTTCTGAGCGTGAAGCCGGGGTGGTTCGTCTTCGCTTCGGTCTCACCGATGGGCAGCCCCGCACGCTTGACGAGATTGGCCAGGTCTACGGTGTCACTCGGGAACGTATCCGCCAGATCGAGTCGAAGACAATGTCAAAACTGCGCCATCCTTCACGGTCGCAGGTCCTGCGAGATTATCTCGACTAGACCGTTCGAAGAGAACACTCGATTTGTCTGAATCCAGCAGACGGGTTCTGCAGAGGACTTAGGAAAAGAGACCAGCCATCAGGCTGGTCTCTTTTCTTAGGTCGTTTAAGCAGCAGATCGATACACTAACGGGATTTCCGCAGTGTGTCGTAAATTCGCTGGCATTCGGGGCAAATCGGAGAGTTGGGTTTAGGAGTCTGGGTTACCGGAAACACTTCTCCGCATAGAGCAACCACATGAGTCCCCGTGATCGCACTCTCCACGATCTTGTTTTTCTTGACATAGTGAAAGTACTTAGGGGCTTCATCAGTTGTTTTTTCTTCCAGGTCAACATCTGGGCGTTCTAGGACATCAGTAGCAGTACTCACATCTGTCATTGTGCTCTTTTTTCTGACGGCCTTCCACTCTCGCCAAACTCCACTTCCTACCGTGATAAAAGTCTGTGCCAGAATAATGAGGTGACTATTGCTTCGCCTATTCTCGAGACTCTTCGCTCCAGTTTCCACCGAATGAACTACACCATCGATGGATTGCATGAGCTACTTGGTGACGATGCCTTTCAAGCGCTGTTCCGACACGAACCGGTTCCCGTGTGGCTAGCAACAGCCACTCCGCGGGAAGGAAAGACCGCTCCCCTAGCATCTCTCGTGCGCCTTCTCTTGCTAGGAGAGCCGCAGAGCGCGGAAGAGATCTCAGCACTCTTTTGCCTGGCGGGACATGATCTCGCTGATTTCCTTGACAGCGGACTCTTTCAGATGGAGGACAGCGGACTCTATCGTGTTGCGCTTGATGTGCGTCCCGTCGACACAGGCTTCGGAAATCACTGGGTATTCTCTGATCTTGACGGTGCACTGTTTCCTGCGGCCACGCACGAGGACCATGTCCTTGGTGTAGGGGAAGCGTCCCTATCTCTC comes from the Lawsonella clevelandensis genome and includes:
- a CDS encoding DUF3039 domain-containing protein, translating into MTDVSTATDVLERPDVDLEEKTTDEAPKYFHYVKKNKIVESAITGTHVVALCGEVFPVTQTPKPNSPICPECQRIYDTLRKSR